One part of the Mariniblastus fucicola genome encodes these proteins:
- a CDS encoding MFS transporter, which produces MNARNPHNLPPAPPIPSRPSQAEETQEFGRGSNFISLALYQIALRVGWIFKTESVIMPAFLDIIGGSGWLRGCLPMLNRFGQSIPPLLLSQRITNLPNKKYALAATTFCMGASFMALSLIWYQTQGDFYALPFVFLIIYTFFFLMTGVSQLLLNTLIGKLVGTSVRGRLAAAGSTVGGLIAIFCAWYFLRTWMSADTGKFEYVFGFTGIAFFIASLTALVLVEDKDTESETVKNSMHMIKSSLKLVVHDANFRRLMIVAGMFGMCVVLTPHYQTLARERLEVSFRSLIPWVIAQHIGVSLITLPMGWLADRFGNRIVLQILMFLLSVTPVLGLVLSWSGDFGRMMYPFVFFLLGLTPIVARFLTNYTLEVTDRAKHPLYLSTLGLFISIPVFATSLIFGALVDIVGFEAVFLTVVVFLLIGLAVSFRLDEPRKQASNGSHA; this is translated from the coding sequence ATGAACGCCCGCAATCCGCACAATTTACCTCCAGCACCCCCAATCCCTTCGCGGCCATCGCAAGCCGAGGAAACGCAGGAATTCGGTCGCGGCAGCAACTTCATCAGCCTGGCACTGTACCAAATCGCGCTCCGTGTTGGCTGGATCTTCAAAACCGAGAGCGTCATCATGCCGGCGTTTCTGGACATCATCGGCGGAAGCGGCTGGTTGCGAGGCTGTTTGCCGATGCTGAACCGGTTCGGACAAAGCATCCCTCCGCTGCTGCTGTCACAGCGGATCACGAACCTGCCCAACAAGAAATATGCTCTCGCCGCGACCACGTTCTGCATGGGTGCGTCCTTTATGGCACTCTCGTTGATCTGGTACCAAACTCAGGGCGATTTCTACGCGTTGCCGTTTGTGTTTTTGATCATCTACACGTTCTTCTTTTTGATGACCGGCGTGTCGCAATTGTTGCTCAATACGCTAATCGGCAAACTGGTTGGGACTTCGGTTCGCGGACGCCTCGCAGCAGCAGGCAGCACGGTCGGCGGACTGATCGCGATCTTCTGTGCCTGGTATTTTTTGCGGACCTGGATGAGTGCGGACACGGGAAAGTTTGAGTACGTGTTTGGGTTCACCGGAATCGCGTTCTTTATCGCCAGCCTGACTGCGTTGGTGCTGGTGGAAGACAAAGACACGGAATCGGAGACCGTCAAAAATTCGATGCACATGATCAAGTCATCGTTGAAGTTGGTCGTCCACGACGCGAACTTTCGTCGTTTGATGATCGTTGCCGGAATGTTTGGCATGTGCGTGGTGCTGACGCCGCACTATCAGACGCTGGCACGCGAACGCCTGGAAGTCAGTTTTCGCTCGCTGATTCCGTGGGTCATTGCGCAGCATATCGGCGTGTCGCTGATCACGTTACCGATGGGTTGGCTGGCGGATCGGTTCGGCAACCGGATTGTGTTGCAGATTCTGATGTTCCTGTTGTCCGTCACGCCGGTACTCGGTTTAGTCCTCAGTTGGTCAGGAGACTTTGGCCGAATGATGTATCCGTTCGTGTTCTTTCTGTTGGGGCTAACGCCGATCGTGGCTCGGTTCCTGACGAATTACACGCTCGAAGTGACCGATCGGGCGAAACATCCGCTGTACCTCAGCACACTGGGGCTGTTCATTTCGATTCCGGTGTTTGCCACGTCGCTGATTTTTGGGGCTTTGGTCGATATCGTCGGATTCGAGGCCGTGTTTTTAACCGTGGTCGTGTTTTTGTTGATCGGCTTGGCGGTCAGTTTTCGGCTTGATGAGCCACGAAAACAGGCGTCCAACGGCTCGCATGCATGA
- a CDS encoding DnaJ domain-containing protein, whose translation MSTDQDFVDYYETLEASCNASFETIERTFRFLAKRFHPDCSEQGDRLRFTEIVEAYETLRDPEKRAAYDAKFESFKSEQSEIIREAGHASSDTADRHRLLTLFYAQRRRNMNSPGIGVSTLEEMMGLPTEVLDFHIWYFREKGWLNREESGTLSITAAGVDKIESKVEKEEEAAARMRITQSNEAIALP comes from the coding sequence GTGAGCACTGATCAAGACTTTGTCGATTACTACGAAACGCTCGAAGCCAGCTGCAATGCGAGTTTTGAAACAATAGAACGCACGTTTCGATTCCTTGCAAAACGCTTTCATCCTGACTGCAGTGAACAGGGAGATCGACTTCGCTTCACCGAAATTGTAGAAGCCTACGAGACGCTGCGCGATCCGGAAAAGCGCGCGGCCTATGATGCGAAATTCGAGTCTTTCAAAAGCGAACAGTCAGAGATCATCCGCGAGGCAGGGCACGCGTCGAGCGATACTGCAGATCGTCATCGTCTACTGACGCTGTTCTACGCACAACGCCGCCGCAATATGAACAGTCCCGGCATTGGAGTTTCAACGCTCGAAGAGATGATGGGGTTGCCAACCGAAGTGCTTGACTTTCACATCTGGTACTTTCGCGAAAAAGGCTGGCTCAACCGCGAGGAAAGCGGCACGTTGTCGATCACTGCCGCTGGCGTCGACAAGATTGAATCCAAAGTCGAAAAAGAAGAAGAGGCGGCTGCGAGAATGCGAATCACGCAATCCAATGAAGCGATCGCTTTGCCTTGA
- a CDS encoding GGDEF domain-containing protein — translation MSAQDVAATKRLPSLPGVAQRMLEIAQQDEPSYRELSEAIRADAVISGRVLKTVNSALFALRPKVESIEDAIPRLGISTLRTLMLSFHLSSWKASSPDTQNAFRSIWRSCLTQAVIAELLAEKAELESSVCFTGGLIQDIGILAMVTELGEDYISNVLYSSSHFHIADREKEQFGFTHVDVTGEILKRWNMGHAFIDATRQHHELDGKVESSEATRFAAVLQSASLGASILATRASSSAVEEAVTQWLRSLNSNFGLNPLDAREVISEIEERVTEYSVVFNFDISNGDTVEQVVGLAKELLQEIALESQLAMISVQQSANSKAKADDEIIYRDFLCGLYNRRFLDEVMGTHLDAWVSKRKPVAMLYVDVDDFKLINDAFGHRTGDLAIKHVAKWLTDCTRDTDFVFRIGGDEFLVIMQIKEKYYETVSRRLAADLPDLDCPDAGAIPMSLSVGGVIYQPKHGDEFDMQSLIDQADRQMYHSKKSGGNRASLV, via the coding sequence ATGTCCGCCCAGGACGTTGCCGCAACCAAGCGTTTGCCGTCACTGCCAGGTGTGGCTCAACGGATGCTTGAGATTGCGCAACAGGACGAGCCCAGCTATCGCGAGCTTTCTGAAGCCATACGTGCGGACGCTGTCATTAGTGGGCGAGTACTAAAAACGGTGAACTCCGCATTGTTCGCGTTGCGTCCGAAAGTCGAATCCATCGAGGACGCCATTCCGCGGCTCGGGATCTCCACTTTGCGAACGTTGATGCTCAGCTTTCATCTGTCCAGCTGGAAGGCAAGTTCTCCCGACACACAGAATGCATTTCGATCGATTTGGCGTAGTTGTTTAACTCAAGCCGTGATTGCGGAGTTGTTGGCTGAGAAAGCTGAACTCGAATCTTCGGTTTGTTTCACTGGCGGTCTGATTCAGGACATCGGCATTCTCGCCATGGTCACTGAGTTGGGCGAAGATTACATCTCCAATGTGCTTTACTCCAGCAGTCACTTTCACATTGCCGACCGCGAGAAAGAACAGTTTGGTTTTACGCACGTGGATGTCACGGGTGAGATTCTCAAACGATGGAACATGGGGCACGCGTTCATCGACGCGACCAGACAACATCATGAGCTCGACGGAAAGGTCGAGTCTTCGGAAGCGACCCGGTTCGCTGCAGTTCTGCAGTCGGCAAGTTTGGGGGCATCGATTTTGGCCACCAGGGCATCGTCGAGCGCTGTCGAAGAGGCTGTGACGCAGTGGCTGCGATCTCTCAATTCAAACTTCGGTCTGAATCCACTCGACGCGAGGGAAGTCATTTCGGAGATTGAAGAACGAGTCACGGAATACTCTGTCGTCTTTAACTTTGATATTTCCAATGGCGATACGGTAGAACAAGTCGTCGGACTCGCGAAAGAACTGCTCCAGGAGATCGCTCTTGAAAGTCAGTTGGCGATGATCTCCGTGCAACAGTCGGCGAACTCAAAAGCGAAAGCCGACGACGAGATCATTTACAGGGACTTTTTGTGCGGACTCTACAATCGTAGATTCCTTGACGAAGTCATGGGCACGCATCTCGATGCATGGGTCAGTAAACGCAAGCCGGTTGCAATGCTGTACGTTGACGTTGACGATTTCAAACTGATCAATGACGCCTTTGGACACAGAACTGGCGACCTTGCGATCAAGCATGTTGCAAAATGGTTGACTGACTGCACGCGAGACACGGATTTTGTATTCCGCATCGGTGGTGACGAGTTCCTTGTCATCATGCAGATCAAGGAGAAGTACTACGAGACCGTTTCCCGTCGGTTGGCAGCCGATTTGCCGGATCTCGATTGTCCCGACGCAGGGGCAATTCCGATGTCGCTTAGCGTTGGCGGCGTAATCTATCAGCCCAAGCACGGCGATGAATTTGATATGCAGTCGCTGATAGATCAGGCCGACCGTCAGATGTATCACTCCAAAAAGTCGGGCGGAAACCGGGCCTCGCTGGTATAG
- the fic gene encoding protein adenylyltransferase Fic, whose translation MAQTPKSSKNSGKPDWSPDLPHNGLPTLPPPVELETRTVLKACITARAALAELKQAAEMIPNQSILINTLPLLESQASSEIENIVTTTDKLFQHQHEKESADAATKEALRYSQSLYQGFRSIHEKPLNTRTAEEICTRIKGIEMKVRKVPGTALGKESGEVVYTPPVGEDRLRNLLGNWEQFLHNETEIDPLVRMAVGHYQFEAIHPFTDGNGRTGRVLNSLFLIHEGLLTLPILYLSRYIIENKADYYRLLLGVTTTQAWEPWVLFLLKGVEETSIWTKAKIDAILKLFDRTAEFAREHAAKAYSHELISLIFELPYCRIQNVVDMDGSVRQTAAKKLKKLVEVGILEEVASGREKLFIHPKLLRLLTRNPNSFSHYKAPPGS comes from the coding sequence ATGGCCCAAACACCCAAATCGTCGAAAAACAGCGGCAAACCGGACTGGTCTCCGGACCTCCCGCACAACGGATTGCCCACGTTGCCGCCACCCGTTGAGCTGGAAACACGCACCGTTCTCAAAGCCTGTATCACAGCCAGAGCCGCACTTGCGGAACTTAAACAGGCGGCTGAGATGATTCCAAATCAATCGATCCTGATCAACACGCTGCCGCTGCTGGAATCCCAGGCCAGTAGCGAAATCGAAAATATCGTCACCACGACTGACAAACTTTTTCAGCATCAACACGAAAAGGAAAGCGCTGACGCGGCGACCAAAGAAGCGCTGCGATACAGCCAGTCGCTCTATCAGGGTTTTCGTTCGATCCACGAAAAGCCGCTCAACACTCGAACCGCCGAAGAGATCTGTACCCGGATCAAAGGCATCGAGATGAAAGTCCGTAAAGTCCCCGGTACTGCTCTGGGAAAAGAGTCGGGCGAAGTTGTCTACACACCTCCCGTCGGAGAAGATCGACTTAGAAATTTGTTGGGCAACTGGGAGCAGTTCTTACACAACGAAACGGAAATTGATCCGCTGGTTCGGATGGCGGTAGGGCACTATCAGTTCGAAGCCATCCACCCGTTCACTGATGGGAACGGAAGAACGGGACGCGTTCTGAACAGCCTGTTTCTTATCCATGAAGGGCTGCTAACACTTCCGATTCTTTACCTCAGTCGCTACATCATCGAGAACAAAGCCGACTACTATCGTCTGCTGCTTGGCGTGACGACGACACAGGCATGGGAACCCTGGGTGCTGTTCCTGCTCAAGGGAGTCGAAGAGACTTCGATCTGGACGAAAGCCAAAATCGACGCCATTCTGAAACTGTTTGACCGCACTGCCGAGTTCGCTCGTGAACATGCGGCCAAAGCTTACTCTCATGAGTTGATCAGCCTGATTTTCGAGCTGCCGTACTGCCGAATTCAGAACGTCGTCGACATGGACGGTTCCGTTCGCCAAACAGCGGCCAAAAAACTGAAGAAGCTTGTCGAAGTCGGCATTCTCGAAGAAGTTGCATCTGGGCGCGAGAAGCTTTTTATCCATCCGAAACTTTTGCGACTGTTGACTCGCAATCCGAATTCATTTTCGCACTACAAAGCTCCGCCTGGATCCTGA
- the lpxB gene encoding lipid-A-disaccharide synthase yields the protein MRIFFSVGEPSGDLHGSNLIRHLRDANPDFEFVGFGGPKMKAAGCELIYDLTQMAVMFLSKVIANLRFFFGLVDQADDYFANNKVDAVVLIDYPGFNWHIAKKAKARGIPVYYYGVPQVWAWAPWRVRKIRKYVDHVLCKLPFEKKWFEDRKCKATYVGHPYFDQLQSQSWDLQFLKEAGTELMLGKKKLVLLLPGSRDQEVENNLPILIEAADRIAVQQPDTSFAIACYKDEHLAAAQTMLDQRDDASANIKLYSDRTPELMKAATVCMACSGSVSLELLYHRKPTVIVYKLKWMYMVAQSILMRTQFITLTNLMATDDIRKRTWAPSNPDVDQVVMPEYMTTGSPADRMANNVVNWLSNPESMDENVQQLESLARQYAKPGATKRAAEYLLETLGVQSVPIVQDTLAETVPRDAA from the coding sequence ATGCGAATCTTTTTTTCAGTCGGCGAACCAAGCGGCGACCTCCACGGGTCGAACCTGATTCGCCACCTGCGTGACGCCAATCCTGACTTCGAATTCGTCGGCTTTGGCGGACCAAAAATGAAAGCTGCCGGCTGCGAGCTGATCTACGATCTGACGCAGATGGCCGTCATGTTTCTCAGCAAAGTCATCGCCAACTTGCGGTTCTTTTTTGGGCTCGTCGATCAGGCAGACGACTACTTCGCGAACAACAAAGTCGACGCTGTCGTGCTGATCGACTATCCGGGCTTCAACTGGCACATCGCCAAAAAAGCCAAAGCTCGCGGCATCCCGGTTTACTACTACGGCGTGCCGCAGGTTTGGGCTTGGGCGCCATGGCGAGTCCGGAAGATCCGCAAGTATGTCGACCACGTGCTCTGCAAGTTGCCGTTTGAGAAGAAATGGTTCGAAGACCGTAAATGCAAAGCCACCTATGTTGGCCATCCGTACTTTGATCAACTGCAATCGCAGTCCTGGGATTTGCAGTTTCTCAAAGAGGCCGGCACGGAACTGATGCTGGGCAAGAAGAAACTGGTTTTGTTGCTGCCCGGATCACGCGACCAGGAAGTTGAAAACAACTTGCCGATTCTGATCGAAGCCGCTGATCGAATCGCGGTCCAGCAACCGGATACTTCGTTCGCGATCGCCTGCTACAAAGACGAACATCTCGCAGCCGCCCAGACGATGCTGGATCAGCGCGACGACGCCTCGGCGAACATCAAACTGTACTCCGATCGCACGCCGGAGTTGATGAAGGCCGCGACGGTTTGCATGGCCTGCAGCGGATCGGTCTCGCTGGAGCTGCTCTATCACCGCAAGCCGACCGTGATCGTGTACAAGCTGAAATGGATGTATATGGTCGCCCAATCGATCCTGATGCGGACTCAATTTATTACGTTGACCAACCTGATGGCCACCGATGACATCCGAAAACGGACTTGGGCGCCGTCGAATCCGGACGTTGATCAAGTGGTGATGCCCGAGTACATGACAACGGGCTCCCCGGCCGATCGAATGGCTAACAATGTTGTCAACTGGCTCTCAAATCCTGAGTCAATGGATGAGAATGTGCAGCAGCTGGAAAGTCTCGCGCGACAATACGCGAAACCCGGCGCGACCAAACGTGCTGCGGAATATCTCCTTGAGACTTTGGGTGTGCAAAGCGTTCCAATCGTTCAAGATACCTTGGCGGAAACCGTGCCGCGCGATGCCGCCTAA
- a CDS encoding CCA tRNA nucleotidyltransferase, giving the protein MTARQLAIQVVERLQSAGFQSLWAGGCVRDNLLKIEPKDFDVATSANPDEVQQLFGVKKTLAIGKSFGVITVIGPKSAGNIEVATFRRDGGYSDGRHPDSVEFTDAKEDAIRRDFTINGMFFDPIAEEVIDYVGGQEDLQRKIIRAIGVANQRIEEDRLRMLRGVRFAATYEFAIEPATMRAIQMRAQDIEAVSPERIGSELRRMLGHRGKARALRLLVESGLWEQVLPGDRLGDFDWLTKIKLLENLDAGFSTTLAALLYGTGVNAENFQDPWRLKNEEVARANWLLANIDLLSAADTMAWSELQPRLMSGHASCAVQLLHGLIESGLCSNSALAKSSLELCRQKLQLADGVLDPPPLLRGDDLMELGIVPGPQFKLILSQTRALQLDGKLTSQEQARQWVVRDFK; this is encoded by the coding sequence ATGACAGCTCGCCAACTGGCAATTCAGGTTGTAGAAAGGCTGCAAAGTGCCGGATTCCAGTCGCTTTGGGCAGGCGGATGCGTAAGGGACAATTTGCTGAAAATTGAGCCCAAAGACTTTGACGTGGCCACTTCGGCAAATCCAGACGAGGTACAGCAGCTGTTTGGTGTGAAGAAAACATTGGCGATTGGTAAGTCTTTCGGTGTCATTACGGTCATCGGACCCAAGTCAGCCGGCAACATCGAAGTCGCAACCTTCCGACGCGATGGCGGCTACAGCGATGGACGCCATCCGGACTCCGTGGAGTTCACTGACGCAAAAGAAGACGCTATTCGAAGAGACTTTACGATCAACGGCATGTTCTTTGATCCAATTGCCGAAGAGGTGATCGACTACGTTGGAGGGCAGGAAGATCTGCAGCGAAAAATAATCCGCGCGATCGGTGTCGCAAATCAACGAATCGAGGAAGACAGACTGCGGATGCTGCGTGGTGTTCGATTTGCCGCAACGTATGAATTCGCTATCGAGCCCGCGACAATGCGGGCGATTCAGATGCGTGCCCAGGATATCGAAGCCGTCAGCCCGGAACGTATTGGTTCAGAGCTTCGACGCATGCTTGGCCATCGCGGAAAGGCCAGAGCACTTCGTTTGTTGGTCGAGTCCGGCCTTTGGGAGCAGGTCCTGCCGGGTGATCGGCTGGGCGATTTTGACTGGCTGACGAAGATCAAACTGTTGGAGAACCTCGACGCTGGGTTTTCGACAACGCTCGCCGCACTGCTGTATGGCACCGGTGTCAACGCAGAGAACTTTCAAGACCCCTGGCGGCTCAAGAACGAGGAAGTCGCGAGGGCGAACTGGCTGCTGGCCAACATTGATTTGCTCTCGGCGGCTGACACGATGGCCTGGTCGGAACTTCAGCCACGTCTCATGTCCGGGCACGCGTCTTGTGCGGTGCAGTTGCTACACGGATTGATCGAATCCGGCCTGTGTTCCAATTCCGCGTTGGCAAAGTCATCGTTGGAATTGTGCCGACAAAAACTGCAGCTGGCCGACGGCGTTCTTGACCCGCCGCCATTGTTGCGAGGCGACGATCTGATGGAACTGGGAATTGTTCCCGGGCCTCAATTCAAATTAATTCTCAGTCAGACCAGAGCTTTGCAGCTTGATGGAAAACTGACGTCGCAGGAGCAAGCCCGCCAATGGGTCGTGCGTGATTTTAAATAG
- a CDS encoding DUF1501 domain-containing protein, with product MSKNFCNRTRREFLWQAGGGFTGLAMAGMLDQKFLAAQTQKADGVTDWENPLRAKEPHFAAKAKSVIFLYMYGGPSHIDTFDYKPNMYGMDNKTIDVKTFGRGGHKNKGRIVEPRWKFKQYGECGKYVSDLFPNLGQHVDDLAFVHSMVADSPIHGSAMLQMNTGKIQSGSPCLGSWVNYGLGTVNEDLPGFVVMLDHNGGPISGPKNWQSGYMPATYQGVVVRSKGAPILDLNRPAHISDEVQRKMLDTLRKYNEDHAATNPGNSELAARIASYELAYRMQSTAPEAVDINDETEDTHKLYGLDDKKTEYFGRQCLMARRLVERGVRYIQIYSGGAHNDHNWDAHGDLVKNHTLHAGATDKPIAGLLTDLKQRGMLEDTLIVWGGEFGRQPTAEYAKGTGRDHNAYGFTMWLAGGGVKGGVSFGKTDELGARAVEKRMHVKRIHATILNQLGLDPNRLSYFYGGLDQRLVGVEGAKPIAELIA from the coding sequence ATGAGCAAAAACTTCTGCAATCGGACGCGGCGTGAATTTCTCTGGCAAGCCGGAGGCGGCTTTACCGGTTTGGCGATGGCTGGAATGCTGGATCAGAAATTCCTGGCAGCACAAACTCAAAAAGCCGACGGAGTCACCGACTGGGAGAATCCGCTTCGCGCGAAAGAGCCACACTTCGCGGCCAAGGCCAAGTCCGTCATCTTTCTGTACATGTACGGCGGGCCGAGTCACATCGATACGTTCGACTACAAGCCAAACATGTACGGGATGGATAACAAAACGATCGACGTGAAAACGTTTGGTCGTGGCGGACATAAAAACAAAGGCCGCATCGTCGAACCGCGTTGGAAGTTCAAGCAGTACGGCGAGTGCGGAAAATACGTTTCCGATCTGTTCCCGAATCTTGGTCAGCACGTCGATGATCTGGCTTTCGTGCACTCCATGGTTGCCGATTCGCCGATTCACGGCTCGGCTATGCTGCAGATGAACACCGGAAAGATTCAATCCGGAAGTCCGTGTCTCGGTTCGTGGGTGAACTACGGACTCGGAACGGTCAACGAAGATCTACCGGGCTTTGTTGTGATGCTCGACCACAACGGCGGACCAATCAGCGGGCCCAAGAACTGGCAGAGCGGCTACATGCCGGCTACCTATCAGGGCGTTGTCGTTCGTAGCAAAGGAGCTCCGATTCTCGACCTCAATCGTCCGGCTCACATCAGCGATGAAGTCCAGCGAAAAATGCTCGACACGCTTCGCAAGTACAACGAGGACCACGCGGCAACGAACCCGGGCAATTCTGAACTTGCAGCGCGAATCGCCAGCTACGAGTTGGCCTATCGTATGCAATCGACTGCTCCGGAAGCCGTCGACATCAATGACGAAACCGAAGACACGCACAAGCTTTACGGACTCGACGACAAGAAAACAGAATACTTCGGCCGTCAGTGTTTAATGGCTCGTCGTCTGGTCGAACGCGGCGTCCGTTACATTCAAATCTACAGCGGCGGTGCTCATAATGACCACAACTGGGACGCTCACGGCGACCTCGTAAAGAACCACACGCTGCACGCCGGAGCCACGGATAAACCGATTGCAGGTTTGCTGACGGATTTGAAACAACGCGGCATGTTGGAAGACACGTTGATCGTTTGGGGTGGCGAATTTGGTCGACAACCGACAGCGGAATACGCAAAAGGGACAGGCCGCGACCACAATGCTTACGGATTCACCATGTGGCTGGCCGGTGGCGGCGTCAAAGGCGGCGTGAGCTTCGGGAAGACCGACGAACTTGGTGCCAGAGCGGTAGAAAAGCGAATGCATGTGAAGCGGATTCACGCCACGATTCTGAATCAGCTCGGTTTGGACCCGAATCGATTGAGCTACTTTTATGGTGGACTCGACCAGCGGTTGGTCGGTGTCGAAGGCGCCAAACCGATCGCTGAACTGATTGCATAA
- a CDS encoding rhodanese-like domain-containing protein, with protein MPSERKDQNDESKPSEGEAPESTKLASEISVHDTKKLLESETAMLLVDCREPQEHAIARIAGSVLIPMDELPEQVSRLEPFRSERIIIYCHHGGRSLRVVNWLRNHGFNTAQNMTGGIAYWSQEIDPDVPVY; from the coding sequence ATGCCTTCGGAGCGAAAAGATCAAAACGACGAAAGTAAGCCGTCAGAAGGAGAGGCGCCCGAGTCGACAAAGCTTGCTTCCGAGATCAGTGTTCACGATACCAAAAAACTTCTGGAGTCTGAGACCGCGATGCTTTTGGTGGATTGTCGCGAGCCTCAAGAGCATGCCATTGCGCGAATTGCAGGTTCGGTTCTGATTCCGATGGATGAGTTGCCGGAACAGGTTTCAAGACTGGAGCCATTTCGAAGTGAACGGATTATCATTTACTGCCACCACGGAGGCCGTAGTTTGAGGGTCGTCAACTGGTTGCGAAACCACGGATTCAACACGGCCCAAAACATGACCGGCGGTATCGCGTATTGGAGCCAGGAAATCGACCCCGATGTTCCAGTATATTGA
- a CDS encoding sugar phosphate isomerase/epimerase family protein yields the protein MLQLKKGLRLECLRQPFRQALQTAAQIGADAIEVNGRTEIKPRDMTRTAVRHLRKMLADYRLKISAVNFPTRAGYGSLDLLEQKIEGTKAAMTMAYELGCNVVVNDVGAIPDDRESPTWQTMTEALADIGFHGQRCGAWLAAKTSPNSGDGSRLKELIDFLPVQSLFVDFDPASFVLAEQSATGAMEILAEHVVNFRARDAVRDFSLGRGVEVELGRGSIDWAALLGTLEQKNYAGYITIDRDAESDPVSQCAQGLEYLSNLFE from the coding sequence ATGCTGCAACTCAAAAAAGGCCTGCGGCTTGAATGCCTCCGCCAACCGTTTCGACAGGCACTTCAAACCGCTGCGCAAATCGGCGCCGACGCGATTGAAGTCAACGGCCGAACTGAAATTAAACCTCGCGACATGACCCGCACGGCGGTGCGACATTTGCGCAAGATGCTGGCAGATTATCGCCTGAAGATTTCCGCTGTGAATTTTCCGACCAGGGCAGGGTACGGGTCGCTGGACCTGCTGGAGCAAAAAATCGAAGGCACCAAGGCCGCGATGACGATGGCTTATGAACTCGGTTGCAACGTGGTCGTCAACGACGTCGGAGCGATCCCGGATGACCGTGAATCTCCAACCTGGCAAACCATGACGGAGGCTCTGGCGGACATCGGCTTTCATGGGCAACGCTGCGGAGCGTGGCTGGCGGCCAAGACATCGCCCAATTCGGGGGACGGATCGCGGCTGAAAGAGCTGATTGACTTTCTTCCGGTGCAATCATTGTTCGTAGATTTCGATCCCGCCAGTTTTGTGCTGGCCGAACAGTCCGCGACGGGCGCGATGGAGATTTTGGCTGAGCACGTCGTAAACTTTCGGGCTCGCGACGCGGTACGGGATTTTTCGCTCGGTCGCGGCGTGGAGGTTGAACTTGGCCGCGGAAGCATCGACTGGGCGGCGCTGCTGGGAACACTGGAGCAGAAAAACTATGCGGGCTATATCACGATCGATCGTGACGCCGAATCCGACCCGGTGTCGCAATGCGCTCAAGGATTGGAATACCTCTCCAACCTGTTCGAGTGA